TCCTTGAGCCGCGCGATACGCTCCCGGGCCTGCGCCTCGGTCAGCGCGGTGTCAAACTCTTCGCCCTTTTCCTTGCACAGCTTGCGCAATTCTGCGGCGGTCTTTTCAGTGATCTCTTCGTCTTTTGCTTCGCTCAGCGGGGGATTGATTTCGGGGGCGACGACGCGCATCGAGGATTGCTTGGTCGAGGTCATTTCGGTCTCCTTTTATCCGGTGGTCAAACGGAAAACGCTTGGCTAGGGTCAAAGTTCCGACAACGAGGGTGGTTATGGACGAGTTGAAAGAGGCGGCGCTGGCAGTGCGCGAGAACGCGCATGCGCCCTATTCGAATTTCAAGGTGGGTGCCGCTTTGCGTGCGGGCGACGGCACCGTGTTTGTCGGCTGCAACGTGGAAAATGTGGCCTACCCCGAAGGCACCTGTGCCGAGGCGGGTGCCATCGCGGCCATGGTTGCCGCCGGTCAGGGCAGGATCGTTGAGGCCTATGTCGTGGCGGGCAGTCCGATGCCTGTCACCCCGTGCGGCGGGTGCCGTCAGAAGCTGGCCGAATTCGGTGCGGGCGACGTGACCGTGACCATGGCCACCACCGGCGGGGTCGAGCAGGTGATGACCCTGGCCGAGTTGCTGCCCGGCGCGTTCGGAGCCGCACATATGGATGGCGACGCATGAGTGACGCCCGCACCATCATTGCGAAGCTGCGCGGCCGGCAAACGCCGTCGCGGGACGAATTGGCCTGGTTTGCGCAGGGACTGGCCGATGGCAGCGTCACGGACGCGCAGGCCGGGGCGTTTGCCATGGCCGTGTGCCTGAACGGGTTGGGGGATGTGGGCCGGGTGGCCCTGACCATTGCCATGCGTGACAGCGGGCAGGTTCTGGACTGGGATCTTGGGGGGCCGGTTCTGGACAAGCATTCCACCGGGGGCGTCGGGGATTGCGTGAGCCTGGTTCTGGCCCCGGCCCTTGCCGCGTGCGGGGCATATGTGCCGATGATTTCGGGCCGGGGGCTGGGTCATACCGGCGGCACGCTGGACAAGCTGGATGCCATTCCCGGCGTGTCCACGCAACTGAGCGAGCGGCGGTTTCGGGATGTGGTGTCCAGGGCGGGATGCGCCATTGTGGGGGCCACCGCCCATGTCGCCCCCGCCGACAAGCGCCTGTATGCGGTGCGGGATGTGACCGCCACGGTCGAGAGCATGGACCTGATCACCGCGTCGATCCTGTCGAAGAAGCTGGCGGCGGGGCTGGAGGGCCTGGTGCTGGACGTCAAGGTCGGCTCCGGGGCCTTCATGAAAAGTGCCGAGGAGGCGCGCGCGCTGGCCGATGCCTTGGTCAAGACCGCCAATGCGGCGGGGTGCAAGACCACGGCCCTGATCACGGACATGTCGCAGCCCTTGGCGCCGTCCCTTGGCAATGCGCTTGAGGTGGCCGAGGTCATGCGGGTGCTGACCGGTGCGGCGCAGGGTCCGTTGCTGGAAATCTGCGCTGCCTTGGGTGGTGTGTTGCTGGCCAATGGCGGCCTGGCCGAGGATGTGCAGGACGGGGCCGATGCCATTGTCGCTGCCGTGGCCGATGGCCGTGCAGCCGAGCGCTTTGGCGCGATGATTGCCGCCATGGGCGGACCGCTGCAGTTCACCGAGAACTGGGCGCGGTTCCTGCCCGAAGCGACCGTCATTCGCGAGGTGACGGCGCAGGGGGCCGGGCATGTCACGTCCATCGATGGAGAGGCTCTGGGCCTGGCCGTGGTCGGCCTGGGCGGGGGGCGTCAGGTGGAAGGTGATGTGATCAACCCCGCCGTCGGCCTGTCCGAGGTGGTGCGGCTGGGCACGCAGCTGCGCAAGGGTCAGCCCCTGTGTGTGATCCATGCCGCCCGCCCTGCCGATGCCGACCGGGCCGAAGCAGCGGTGCGGGCTGCCATCACGCTTGGCTCCGTTGCGCCCGCGCTGCCTGACCTGATAGTCGAGCGGATCGGCTGATGCCCCGCGCCTTTCTTGTTGTCATGGATTCCGTGGGCATTGGCGGTGCACCGGATGCGGGGGCGTATTTCAACGGCGACGTGCCCGACAGCGGGGCCAATACGGTGGGCCACATTGCCGCCGCCTGTGCCGCGGGTCAGGCCGAAGAGGGGCGCAGCGGGCCGCTGCATGTGCCGCATCTGCAGGCACTGGGCCTGTTTGACGCGATGGCCTGCGCCAATGGCGACGCCTGCGATGCGGGTCCGTGGGGCGTTGCGACCGAGTTGTCGCGGGGCAAGGATACCCCGTCGGGCCACTGGGAACTGGCGGGCGTGCCGGTGCCGTGGGACTGGCACTATTTCCCCGATGTCCGCCCGGCCTTTCCGCCGGAGGTCGTGAAGGCCGTGTGCGCGGCGGCAGGTGTCGATGCCCTTTTGGGCAATTGCCATGCCTCTGGCACCGCCATCATCGCGGAACACGGGGCTGCGCATGTACGGACGGGGTACCCCATTTGCTACACCTCTGCTGATTCCGTGTTCCAGATCGCGGCGCATGAGGTGCATTTCGGGTTGGACCGCTTGCTGGACCTGTGCCGCGCGGTTGCGCCCATGCTGCACGAGATGCGGGTGGGCCGCGTGATTGCCCGCCCCTTTGTGGGCACGGATGGCGCGTTCGAGCGCACCGTGAACCGGCGCGATTTTGCGATCACCCCCCCGGCCCCGATCCTGGCCAACTGGGTTCAGGAGGCCGGGCACCGCGTTTACGGTGTGGGCAAGGTGGGTGACATCTTTTCCATGCAGGGCTTTGACGAGGTGCGCAAGGGCACGGATGCCGACCTGATGGAACATCTGTCGGACCTGGTGCACGGGGCAGAGGACGGCAGCCTGACCTTTGCCAATTTCGTGGAGTTCGACAGTCTGTATGGTCATCGTCGGGATGTGGCGGGTTATGCCCGGCACCTGGAGTGGTTCGATGCCCGGATCGGGCAACTGATCCCGCATCTGCGCGGCGGCGACCTTCTGGTGCTGACCGCCGATCACGGCAATGACCCGACCTGGGTCGGCACCGATCACACCCGCGAGCGGGTGCCCGTGCTGGTCCAGGGGGGCGACGGCGCGCCCCTTGGCCTGATCGGATTTCAGGACGTGGCCCGCCTGGTGGCCGTGCATCTGGGCGTGCCACCGCGATGAGCGCCTGACGGCGCACGCGATTTTTCAGGGGGCTCTGCCCCCGCCCTGCGGGCGCCCCCGAAGTACTTTTGGCCAGAAGAAGGGTATTGTGGCCCGCTGGCGGGCACGGCAGAAGGGATGAAAAGGAGCCGTCCCATGTCCGAACACCTGACCGTTGTTGAACACCCGCTTGTGCAGCACAAGCTGACCATCATGCGCGACAAGGCCACGCCCACGGCCGTGTTCCGGCAGCTGTTGCGCGAGATTTCGCAGCTTTTGGCCTATGAGGTGACGCGGGGCCTGCCGATGACCACGAAGCGGATCGAGACGCCCATGCAGGCGATGGATGCCCCCACGCTGGACGGCAAGAAGCTGGCCCTGATTTCGATCCTGCGGGCCGGCAACGGTCTGCTGGATGGCGTGTTGGAGTTGATCCCGTCGGCCCGTGTCGGCTTTGTCGGGCTTTACCGTGATGAAGAGACGCTGGAGCCGGTCGAATACTATTTCAAGGTGCCGGAAGCGCTGGAGGACCGGCTGGTGATTGCAGTCGATCCGATGCTGGCCACCGGCAATTCATCGGCGGCGGCCATCGACAAGCTGAAAGAGGCGGGGGCCACCAATATTCGCTTTCTGTGTCTGCTGGCCGCGCCGGAGGGAATCGCCCGGATGAAGGCCGCGCATCCGGATGTGCCCATTGTCACGGCCGCCGTGGATGACCGCCTGAATGACATCGGATATATCGTTCCGGGCCTGGGCGATGCGGGCGATCGGATGTTTGGCACCAAATAGGCCGCATCGCCGCTTTACTCAGCGTCGGGGTTGAGGCATCGTACCCCCCATATCTTGTGGGGGATATGATGCGTTTTACCAGAATTGCAGCCTTTGCTGTGCTTGCGGCGTCGTTGTCTGTTGGAACCGGGTCCGCGCAGACCTTGCGCAACGGGCAGACACCGGCCGAGTTTCCGCCCGCGTCCTTCAAGGGCACGCAGTACGTTGACAGCAACGGCTGTGTGTTCATCCGGGCCGGTATTGACGGCAATGTCACCTGGGTGCCGCGCGTGAACCGTCAGCGACGGCTGATCTGCGGCCAGACCCCGTCCCTGTCGGCCAATGCCGCCGCGGCCGCCCGCGTGACCCCGCGCCAGTCGGCGCCGGGGGTCGAGCAGATCACGGTGAGCCCTCCGGCCGCCGAAACGGCAGCCACGCAAGCCCCCGCGCCGGCACCGCGCCCGACCGTGCGGACAACCCAAGCCGCGCCAGCCCCGGCTGCACCTGCCCCGGCACCGCGCGTGACGGTCCAGCGTCCGGCCGCTGCCCCGGCGCCGCGGGTGCAAGCGCCCATCGCAACGCCGACACCGGCCCCGGCGGCGCAGGCCCGCACGCAAGTCCCGGCGCCAGCCCCGGCCCCTCGTCGCACCGTGACCGCCGAACGCGCCGCACCGTCCTGCGCGGGCGGCACGTCGGTCAGCAGTCGCTATATCAATTCCGGCCAATACGGCCCTGTGCGCTGTGGCCCGCAGCAGGTGGTGCGCGCGCCTGCAGGCACCGCGGCGACACCGCCGGTCGCGACCGCCCCCCGCGCACCCGTGCGCATGGCAACTGCCACAGCCCCCGCATCCGGCGTGGCTGGTCCCACCACCCGGCTGGTGCCGCGCCATGTGTTTGAACAGCGCGCCCTGAAGCGGCCCGCAAGCATTCCCGAAGGCTATGTGCCTGTTTGGGAGGATGACCGGTTGAACCCCCGGAGGGCCGAGCAGACGCTGAACGGCATTGCCCAGACCCGCCTGGCCTGGACCGACACGGTCCCGCGCCGCCTGATTGACCGCCGGACCGGGCGGGATGTCACCGCCACGGTGCCGCTGGTCTTTCCCTACACCGATATCGATACCCAAGAGCGCAATCTGGGCACCGTCACAATTGTGCGTCGCGACGGCCAGATCATGAAACGCGTGCAGCGCAAGACCCGCGCCAAGGCCCGCACGCCCGTTGTGTCAACGAAATCCGCCCCCGCCCCCGTGGTTGCCAAACCGGTCCGAGCCGCGCCGAACGCGACAGCCAAGGCGTCCGCGACGCGCCGCTATGTGCAGGTGGGGACCTTTGGCGTGCCATCGAATGCGCAGGCCGCCGCGCAACGGATTGTGCGTGCCGGGCTGCCTGCAAGGATCGGCAAGGTGACCCGTGGCGGCAAATCCTACCAGGTGGTTCTGGCGGGGCCTTTCGCGTCTTCCGCGGACCTGTCACAGGGTCTGAAACGCAGCCGGGCGGCTGGATTTTCCGACGCGTTCGTCCGCTAGCCTTCGCAGATCGATTGCAGTTGCAGCCAGTCGCGATCGCGCATGATCGGGGCGGGCTGCTGGCCTGACATCGGGTCCGCTTCGATCAGGGGCAGCGTCGCTTCGCCCGAGATGTCGCGGGCGCGGGCGTAGGGGGTGCTGCGCACCTTGGCCGCGGCAAAGCCGGGCAGAAGCCTGTCATGCGGCATCTCGACGGCGGGTCTGGACAGCTGGTCTTCGGCGAAGGTTTCGAGCACGTGATCGGGCAATGCGCCCGTGGTCAGCAGCGTGCCCGTGGCGCGGGGGCCCGCATGTTCCAGCAGCATGCGCAGCGGCGGTGTGTCGCTGCTGCGCACCTGTTCCGCCAGAATGTAGCCCGCCGCCACATCCGGTTCTTCGTAGTCTTCGACCAGCGCGCGGTTCAGCAGGACCGTGCCCCCGGGCAGCGACAGTGCCTCGCGCACACCGGCGGGCAGGATGACGACACGTGCGGCACCCGTGCGCCCGGCAAGCGCCACAAGACCCGGGCGTGCCTCGATACTGCTGCAGGGCTGGCCCGAGACCCGTTCGATCCGGGCGAGGAGCGCCGCGCCGATCTCGGCCTCTTTGACCGGTGGCACGACGCGCATGGCGTGATCGACCAGCGCACCGGGCAACCAGAACACGGCAAGCGCCGCCACGGCCGACACCGACACCGCCGCCCCAAGCCAGCGCAGCCGACCGGGTTTGGGCCGGGCCCGTGCAACGGCGCGGCGCAGCGTGTCGATGGCGTCGATCATCTCCGCCTCGTCCGGGCCAAGCTCGAGCACCTCATCGGGGTCGCCGTCGGGATAGTATGACGCGCCCCCCTTTTCGGGGATTGCACCCTTTTCAACCGCGGCCAGTGACCAATGGGTGATGGCGCGGTCGTTCAGGTCCGATATGACCAGCGTGGCGTCACCGATCGACACGATGACCTCGCGCCGTTGCGCGTCCATGGATGCGCGCCACAGGCCCGTCGCTTCGAGCCGATCGTATTTGCTGAGTGCTGTCATACCTGTACTGCGGCGGGCGTGTTCGTGCCTCTTTGGTTGAACTGACAATAGCAGACCGGCCACCCCGCGCCAAGCGATCACAAATCTGCCATCGCAGAAAGCGTGAATTGACCGCTGCCCGCGCGGCATGTCAGCCTGAGTTTACAGAATTTGATGAAAGGCTGCATGATGCGATCACTCATTTTGGGGGCGCTGGCCGCGATGACCTTGCCCATGGCCGGACAGGCCGCGGAAGGATCACGTATCCAGGTTACCGGCGAAATCATTGACACCTGGTGTTACTTTTCCGGCGTGATGGGCAGCCCGGACGCCGTCGTGGGATCGGCTCACCACACCTGCGCGCTGTGGTGCAGTGCCGGGGGCATTCCGGTGGGTTTGCTGGCCGAGGATGGCACCGTCTACATGGTGTTGAAAGTGGGAGATGACGATCAGGCCGCAGGCGGTGACGGCATCCTGAAGCTGGCCGCCCATACGGTCGAGGCCGATGGCATGCTGTATGAGCGCGACGGGCTGAATTACATCGTGGTGAACGAAGTGGTGTCCGATCTGGATATCACGAACAAGAACCACGATGATTTTGGCAATGTGCCGCCCTTCTCGATCCCGAAATCAGCACGTCCGGGAGGCGAATGATCATGTTGAGACAGTTTACAGCCGCCCTGGCCCTGATGGCCGCGCCATTGGCCGCCCAGGATTTCTCGGAAGGGTCCGAAGCGCGCAGCTGGAACCTTTATGCCGAGGTACCGTCGACCTTTGAGGCGACCGTGGTCGATCTGATTTGTGAGTTCACGGGCGACTGTCCCGCCGATTGCGGTGCAGGCAAGCGTCAGCTTGGACTGATCCGCACGGCTGACGACGCTCTGATCCTGCCGATGAAGAACAGCCAACCTGCCTTTACGGGCGCGGCCGTCGAATTGCAGCCCTTCTGCAACCAGACCATCACGGTGGACGGGCTGATGATAGATGACCCGGAACTGGGCGCCAACAACGTCTATCTGGTGCAGACCATCGTCCCACCCGGTGGTGGCGACAAGATCAAGGCCAACAAGTGGACCAAGAACTGGGCCGCAGAGCATCCCGAAGCCAAGGGCAAGGGGCCTTGGTTCCGCCGTGATCCAAGCATTGCCGCCATCATCGAGCAGGAAGGCTATTTGGGTCTGGGCACCGAGTTCGACAAGGAATGGATTGCGGAGAACTTCTGAGGTGATGCGATCAGCTTTGACCGCGCTTGCGCTGTTGGCGGCACTGCCCGCCACCGGCCAAAGCCCTTTTCCCGTGGATATCGGCGGGCCCTACGAGTTGGTGGACCAATTCGGCGCGGTGCGCACGCAGGCCGACCCGGATGGGAAGTACCAGCTGGTGTTCTTTGGCTATGCCAATTGCCTGAACATCTGTTCCGCGGCGATGCCCCTGATGGCACAGGTCGTGGATGAATTGGCGCGCGATGGCATTGCCGTGACTCCCGTGATGATCACGGTCGCCCCCGATCAGGACCAGGTCGACACGATGGGCGCACCGCTGGCGGAGATTCACCCGGATTTCATTGGTCTGACAGGGGAACAGGACGCGCTGCAAGCCGCCTATGACGCCTTCAAGGTCGAGGTGGAGCCGCTGTTCATGGACCCCGAATACGGCTGGATCTATTCCCATGGCAGTTTCGTGCATCTGCTGGATGGAGAGGGCG
This DNA window, taken from uncultured Tateyamaria sp., encodes the following:
- a CDS encoding phosphopentomutase — protein: MPRAFLVVMDSVGIGGAPDAGAYFNGDVPDSGANTVGHIAAACAAGQAEEGRSGPLHVPHLQALGLFDAMACANGDACDAGPWGVATELSRGKDTPSGHWELAGVPVPWDWHYFPDVRPAFPPEVVKAVCAAAGVDALLGNCHASGTAIIAEHGAAHVRTGYPICYTSADSVFQIAAHEVHFGLDRLLDLCRAVAPMLHEMRVGRVIARPFVGTDGAFERTVNRRDFAITPPAPILANWVQEAGHRVYGVGKVGDIFSMQGFDEVRKGTDADLMEHLSDLVHGAEDGSLTFANFVEFDSLYGHRRDVAGYARHLEWFDARIGQLIPHLRGGDLLVLTADHGNDPTWVGTDHTRERVPVLVQGGDGAPLGLIGFQDVARLVAVHLGVPPR
- a CDS encoding SPOR domain-containing protein, producing MMRFTRIAAFAVLAASLSVGTGSAQTLRNGQTPAEFPPASFKGTQYVDSNGCVFIRAGIDGNVTWVPRVNRQRRLICGQTPSLSANAAAAARVTPRQSAPGVEQITVSPPAAETAATQAPAPAPRPTVRTTQAAPAPAAPAPAPRVTVQRPAAAPAPRVQAPIATPTPAPAAQARTQVPAPAPAPRRTVTAERAAPSCAGGTSVSSRYINSGQYGPVRCGPQQVVRAPAGTAATPPVATAPRAPVRMATATAPASGVAGPTTRLVPRHVFEQRALKRPASIPEGYVPVWEDDRLNPRRAEQTLNGIAQTRLAWTDTVPRRLIDRRTGRDVTATVPLVFPYTDIDTQERNLGTVTIVRRDGQIMKRVQRKTRAKARTPVVSTKSAPAPVVAKPVRAAPNATAKASATRRYVQVGTFGVPSNAQAAAQRIVRAGLPARIGKVTRGGKSYQVVLAGPFASSADLSQGLKRSRAAGFSDAFVR
- a CDS encoding SCO family protein; translated protein: MRSALTALALLAALPATGQSPFPVDIGGPYELVDQFGAVRTQADPDGKYQLVFFGYANCLNICSAAMPLMAQVVDELARDGIAVTPVMITVAPDQDQVDTMGAPLAEIHPDFIGLTGEQDALQAAYDAFKVEVEPLFMDPEYGWIYSHGSFVHLLDGEGDLLTLLPPVLDVTQVANIARGYIPEPS
- a CDS encoding cytidine deaminase, encoding MDELKEAALAVRENAHAPYSNFKVGAALRAGDGTVFVGCNVENVAYPEGTCAEAGAIAAMVAAGQGRIVEAYVVAGSPMPVTPCGGCRQKLAEFGAGDVTVTMATTGGVEQVMTLAELLPGAFGAAHMDGDA
- the upp gene encoding uracil phosphoribosyltransferase, with the protein product MSEHLTVVEHPLVQHKLTIMRDKATPTAVFRQLLREISQLLAYEVTRGLPMTTKRIETPMQAMDAPTLDGKKLALISILRAGNGLLDGVLELIPSARVGFVGLYRDEETLEPVEYYFKVPEALEDRLVIAVDPMLATGNSSAAAIDKLKEAGATNIRFLCLLAAPEGIARMKAAHPDVPIVTAAVDDRLNDIGYIVPGLGDAGDRMFGTK
- a CDS encoding thymidine phosphorylase — protein: MSDARTIIAKLRGRQTPSRDELAWFAQGLADGSVTDAQAGAFAMAVCLNGLGDVGRVALTIAMRDSGQVLDWDLGGPVLDKHSTGGVGDCVSLVLAPALAACGAYVPMISGRGLGHTGGTLDKLDAIPGVSTQLSERRFRDVVSRAGCAIVGATAHVAPADKRLYAVRDVTATVESMDLITASILSKKLAAGLEGLVLDVKVGSGAFMKSAEEARALADALVKTANAAGCKTTALITDMSQPLAPSLGNALEVAEVMRVLTGAAQGPLLEICAALGGVLLANGGLAEDVQDGADAIVAAVADGRAAERFGAMIAAMGGPLQFTENWARFLPEATVIREVTAQGAGHVTSIDGEALGLAVVGLGGGRQVEGDVINPAVGLSEVVRLGTQLRKGQPLCVIHAARPADADRAEAAVRAAITLGSVAPALPDLIVERIG